Below is a genomic region from Betta splendens chromosome 8, fBetSpl5.4, whole genome shotgun sequence.
attgttttattaatatgttttatttacttgTGGTAGCACAATTCTGAGGCGATATGGTCAAGTTACACTTTTCTACTGTATGGGTTTTGTTGAAGCTGAATTTATTACCTgtgcattttatatttatacGCATTTCTTTTGATTTTTGACACAAACACGCGTCCACCAGGCACAACTTCCCTTAATATCTTCCTCTTATGTTGCTCTTTTTGGCCAAAGTTCAGCAATTAAGGAAATAGCACTGATGTATCTGCATTCTGTGTAAGTCTCGAGCTTCTGCACTGGCGTCGCACTGGTTCTGTCTTTGACTTCTGCATCAGCTGTGAGTGAGATTGCTGTGCagataatgaaacaaaacaagtttGCTCTAGAGCAGCTTGTTAAACAGGTTTCTACCCTCttgagagaaagtgtgtgtcaGCCAACTGACACCAGAATCGCACAAGTTGGTAGAGAACAGGCACACATTTACATCTGTTTTGATGGAATGCAGACATATTTTTGGTTGTCAACATGAGAACGCACATGTAGATTAGACTCCCGCTCAGTGCAAATTAATTCACCAGTGGGACTTGTGAGTAGGAGAGCACTTGACACATATTGGTTAAAATTAACATGAGAGAATTTATGGTGACCTCAATTTCACTGCCTGTGATTGGCCTTCCACTTCCTACTTGTTGACAGGATTAACGCTTCTATTTGCTACCATTGCACAAGGACTTTGCAAGTATGCTATGCTATACAGATGTCTACACATTTGTAATGCATTGCATTTAAGAGTTTTCACACTATATGAAGCTCATCAGCTATTCTTAATGCATGTAGGTGAACCTGGGGTCAACCGTCGACCCCAAACTGATAGTCTTACTTCAACCTTAAACAGAGTGTTGTTAGATCGCACTATAGACACACTCATATTAGGTGACTCATTGTTTATCTAAGGCCGTGGTTATGCACAGGATGGGCCAGTGGCTATGTCCTTTGTGATAGTTGTTCAGTGTTGAAAGACAGATTTGCAAATTATCCGTGGTGACGTCACACTTCAACCATCAGCTGCTAGACGTAAACTTGTTGCTTCAGTCTATTTAACTGGCAAATTTTCTGCCATCATAATGTGCGTGTCTTTCAGTGCTCCGCGCACTTTCATCATGAAGCACATTGAGGATCTGTTCCCTGACTGCAGTGAGATGGAAGGGTGTGTGTTGCTCAAATGTCAGCCTATTGTTTGTAAATAAGCTAATCTTCATAACTGAAccatgacatgtttttttttagtctaTTGACATTGGAGTCATCCGTTTCCTGACATTACCTTGGACACCAAAGCAGGGCTTGACCATATTTGCGCTGTAGTTTGTAGCCGCCCCGACAAACACAGACCTGAATTTCAGCATTGGCAGGTCATGTAGGATTTGCTGCTTGACCTATCTTGCCGATGTGATTTGGGCCTCTGTTCTCACGTTTGTCTGGTTGGTCTGCATACTCCGCTTGGCAGAATTGAATCAAATTACTCCGGCTAAATAGTgggtatttgtgtgtttctctcattGGTAATGTGTTGTTATCTTGCTCAGGCTTGTGTTAAGGCAGACTAAAGGAATGTTTGCTGGGACATTGAAGTTGCACTAAATACATTACATAGATCAACATCTGTTGCCCATCACCATAACAAGCTGGTCAAATTGACTTTTCTCGTGACTGATACTTACGTAACCAACAACAGTAAAAATGACTTCATGCCATTCTAGTGCATCAGTGACATCGCCCTGACACTAGGCGTGTTTTACTTGTTGATACAGCTAAATGAACCTGAAACCTCATATCTGTTTTTAGTTATACAGTACCAGTGGTTTTCCTATGACAAGTCAAAATACTCACTAGAAAAAAAGGTGTTTGTACCATAGAAACTATTGTGATGTCCCTGCGGGGAATAAGGACAGCATATCTTGCACTGCAAGCTGGTCTGGGTGGAGACTGTTATCAGATCTGTAGCCAGTAGAAGATTTCAGTTGTCCTAAGGTCGAAGTTTTACAAGACTGTCAAGTTAAATAACTAAATGTGGCAGCGGTtagtctgtttctgtgttactTCACATGGCAGAAAAGACTTAAAAAAATGGACATGAATGTCCACCCATggcttgtttgcttgtttgtacCATAGCTGGCAACCCTGTGAGGAAGAATCCCAGACAGCAGAATGGCAGAGAGTGAAGAGAATTTCCACTAAGCAGATGGGTTTTGGTACAGCTTGAATAGGCTTCGCTTCGTATTGATGCCTCTCAGTACCCTCTGTGACAGACCGTGGTGTGGGAATGTGGCTAGCCATAATTATATGTTCGTTGCTACGCCATAGGCCCATGGGATCTACGCCACtaaaccacaaacacattttgtgTACATCATCCTCCTGTGAGAGTATACCCAACTGTAACCTCAGCGTTTCTCACGCCAGTTTTCCTCCGACGTGAGCCACGGCTCGCCggcgctgctctgtctgtcacagGCAGATGCTTtcgaggcaggcaggcagggggAGGGGAGTTGATGCTGTCTTTCTACCGCTAGCCTACTCTCCCTTGCTTTAGCTTTCGCTTGTGTTAGATGAAGGGGAGGCTCGCAGACTGATGCTCTTTGCTTGGACATTCATAATGCATGAACTGATACACAATCTGCTGAGCCTCGTCTATCATTTACAGCGCATCAATAATAGAGTCCTGGCCGCGCGCTTCTTTTCAGAATGCCACTGCTGTTTATCCGTTTCTGCCCATGAAGACTGACTGGTTCAATTATGCCCTCGTATTACGTCTCAGAAGCGGATTTCTGATTATCTTTGggagtgtttttttaaatacaccCATATCGCTGTAGTCTTATGACCTGGTAAGACGGTGTTTGACACGGCTGCAACTGGAGTGATGCATCAATACTGTAGCAGCTCTTGAAAAGGTTATCCTTGCTGTGATCTCTTTGTGGCATCGAACAGCCTTTCTCCATTTGCTTCAGTctgtcttttttccccccagcgTATAGTAGATTTGATCTTTATTTCCATCCCCGCCCTCATCCATGGCTCTCTATACTGTTCACAGCGTGGACGAATGCCTGGGTGCTTTTACATTATGTGCATGACACAGCACCAGCGCTGAATGGATTAGTGAGTTTTTGTTGACGTAAGGAATATCCAGAACGTTCCCTCATGTTTTACAAAGGGACCACAACCTACGAATGGCAGGCAGTGCGtagtctcttttttttcctcgtcCTGTAGCTGACACATTGCTTCCAGTCTGAAGCCAGCAGGCATGCTGTGCACCACCATAGCTCTCTCAGGCCTGTAGCTCTGGCAGTAGCGAGGAAAGTGGGAATGTAGGTTAGGGACACTAGCTGCTAGGATTGCTCCAGGAGGGGTTTTGGCGATTCTGTCAGATGTGGTGTTTGCAGAAAAGCATAAAGGACTTAAGACCTGGGAGGGTTGTGTAGAAAAACATGAGGAAGAGCTTGGTGTGAGGGCTGACTAAGCGTTCCTCAAGTCTGGTGacacagcaacaagcagacTGTCTGTAATAAAAAGTCCCCATTGGTTCATTCATCCCATGGTCCAAACCGTGGCTGGTTAAGAGGCATGAATTAACTCTGAAATTGAAGTGTATTGAAGTGTAAGTGTATTGAGACCGTGTCAAGCGATACGCCTGTGTCTAGTGTGTAAAAGTGCTATCATAACTGATATTTCCTGGTACTGAGTCAGCCTTCATTTATAGAAACACAAAAGTGACCAACTGAAACGTTTTAAATCTGTAGTCAGGCTTAAAAAATAGATAAAATGGGAAAAAACAAAGGggaaagtattttttttatttaagttaaaACTAAATGTTCCTTTTAAGACATGAAGGGACATTTTTTAGTTCACATTGTGTTGTTTGGTTCTCTAGGGTTTTTGTCCTCTAGAGTTATTGTAACTGTTGATATACCAGAATGGAAATAAAACGTGTTTAAAGCAGCCTGGTAGATTTGTCATTAATAAGCTCTGGGGTTTCTTCATAGATCTTCTCAAGGTGTAGGCATTggaattgtaaataaaaaacgTAGAGTATTGTAGTGTACAcatctgtaaataataataataataataataataataataataatcttgaTTCTAATACATTTCTATCTGGTCCCACACAACAGCGAGAGTGATCATCCATGAATTTATCTCTAATGATCAGGAAAAATTACTTTGTCACATTTGATTTGTTGAGGCGTGAAATTCTTTTCGCCCATCAATTTACCAGAAGCCATGCTGGCGGAAAATGGACACGAAGTACCGGTATAATGAGCCATTGGACATTCTCTATGTCACTGTTTTCCTTTGCTTTCTTTGTCCTCAGTTGGTCCTGTTTTGCTCAGCATGTCAACCTATGTGTTGTTGCCTTTTTTTATCCCTTTTCACAATGTTTACTGTTCTCCCGTCTCTCAGGGACTTTCTTCCACGTGGATCAGGCATTGTCACCCGCAGACCTCTGATTTTGCAGCTGGTGAACAATAAAGCAGGTGAGTGTGTCTGTCCCATGCAAAGCCGCATCCCTGTCATCTTTTATATTTGGCCTGCATACGGCCTCTCAGCCACAGTGCCTCAAGCTGGGCCCACATTATGGTATTTGCTGGTGTCATCCATTTAATTTATTGGTATTGTTCTCTGTCTCTACCTTGctgtcttcttctctctttctttttttgtaccTTTTACTTTCACTTCTCAATTTCTTTCTGTCTATTAACTTTTTCTGCATATGAAGAATATGCCGAATTTCTACACTGCAAAGGAAAGAAATTTGTGGATTTTGATGAGGTGCGGTCTGAAATCGAAGCGGAGACCGACAGGATAACAGGCTCCAACAAAGGCATCTCTCCCATCCCAATAAACCTGAGAGTCTACTCCCCAAATGGTAATTCACAAGTTTAATCGTCAGATGTTGTCAGATTTGTCCTCTTTGGTTTAGTCTGTACAATGATGAAATACAACGGAATAAATCTGTCAAGCATTAGAGGTTTGTGTCTCGTGCTGACACACAGAACACAAGCAAATAATATTTCACATCTGGTTATTTAATTCATACATTTGTAAATAATGTGATTTATTGTGTATGTAATAGACGCTATGTTGTAGACACACAAAACATGTCGACTGGTGATTGATAATTTTTGTGCCAAAACCTTATTTGTTCCTGTTAATGTCATACAAGTGCTGAACCTGACCTTGATTGACCTCCCGGGAATGACTAAAGTCGCTGTTGGAGATCAGCCACAAGACATTGAGCACCAGATCAGGGACATGTTGCTGCAGTTCATCACCAAGGAAAGCTGTCTGATCTTGGCCGTCACCCCTGCCAACACTGACCTGGCCAACTCGGATGCTCTGAAGATTGCCAAGGAGGTGGACCCGCAGGGTGAGCGTACAGCTTTCTGGTAGCTCAGATGTCAAACACCTGGCAAATACTACACACAGAGTATTGACACTAAATTAAAACGGAATTAAATGGGTTCCAAACAACGCCTATTACGGAGAAGAGAAATAGATAAATAACCAGGAAGGCTAAGAAAAGTTTAAAGACCACTACAGTATTATTGTCCATATTCGTCTGTTTTATTCTTACACTTTACTTTTTGTGCAGGTCTGCGTACAATTGGTGTGATAACAAAACTGGACCTGATGGATGAAGGGACGGATGCAAAGGATATCCTCGAAAATAAACTGCTGCCACTGCGTAGAGGTGGGGATTATGTTTACACCAGCACAAAACCACGACAGGGTTTAATTTTGACTTTCCAGCGACTGACGTTGAGCGTTGTGTGTAGGCTACATCGGTGTGGTGAACCGCAGTCAGAAAGACATCGATGGCAAAAAGGACATTCGCGCTGCCCTGGGTGCAGAGAGGAAGTTCTTCCTGTCCCACCCTGCTTACAGACACATGGCAGAACGCATGGGTACCCCACATCTACAAAAGGCACTCAACCAGGTTCGTCAGTTCTTAACCCTGTAAAATGTAACTGACCCACTGTCATTAGACCTGGTAATAGTAGTGATTCTGTTTGTCACTAGCAACTGACCAACCACATTAGAGACACCTTGCCAGGACTGCGCAGCAAGCTGCAGAGTCAGCTCCTCTCGCTGGAAAAAGAAGTGGAAGAGTATAAGAACTTCCGTCCAGATGACCCAACCCGCAAAACCAAAGCCTTATTGCAGTGGGTGCATGTGCTCCTTTATTACAAAACGTCATATGTTGTAATCGGGGTGAGATGATGTAATGGACAGTATTCTTTAATCAAATTGTTCTTTTTGTGGACCTTTTATTAGGATGGTGCAGCAGTTCGGTGTGGACTTTGAGAAGCGCATCGAGGGCTCCGGGGATCAGGTGGACACCAATGAGCTTTCAGGCGGCGCCAAGATAAATCGAATCTTCCACGAACGCTTTCCCTTCGAGCTGGTTAAGGTTAGTGTGCCACCAGGAGCTGTGGTGGCGAATTACTGATTTAGGTGGGAGTCTTCACAAAAACGTAAGTGCTCCTAAGCATCATTTTCACCTCTGTCTTCCAGATTGTTTTTGATGAGAAGGAGCTCAGGCGAGAAATCAGTCACGCAATCAAGAATGTCCACGGTGTCAGGCAAGTGACCAGAAATCTACCTGACATCCAAAGTAACCACCCACTGAGCTTAATATGTGTTTATGCTGTTTCCACTTGAACCACTTTTGTGGCCAcatgctttgcttttcttccttcATCAATGCTTTTTATTCTTCTCTGTCATTCACGTTTTTATAATCAAAGCCCTGCTATTACAGGCTACAAGAGGTGTATTCAGAACGTGATTTCTGCTGTACGTGAAATGTGTTTCCTCTATTCTACTTTCCTTCACCAATCCCCTTATCTCCTGCAACGCCGCCTactcattttctgtttctgtctgcttAAACCTTCAATTATTATGAGgttttgtgtgtctttgaacACTGCATTTTATGTTGTCATGTGTTTCTCGCTgattctgtcctgtctgtcatATCATTTGtagttttatgtttaattacacTGACACTTGattgacttttatttttgtctcaTTCTTTCCCATGGTGTTTAACCTCAGTCACCTGTTCATCATTTTTTTGGCCTCTGTGTTAACTGTTCCATCTGTCTGCCATTGTGCGTCTGTTTCTTTGTGAATCCTCAGAACGGGCCTGTTCACTCCAGACCTGGCGTTTGAGGCCATCGTGAAAAAGCAGATCGTTAAGCTGAAAACACCCTGTCTCAAATGTGTCGATTTGGTCATTCAGGAGCTCATCAACACATTCAGACAGTGCAGCAACAAGGTACTGCGGGTGTCCAGCATCTCCCGACCCAGCCGAGACATAGGGCATGGGCGACCGTGGGTGTGGCAGAGCGTGTACTGGCACAGAACATTAGTTAATAGTTTCCTGCCATGTCTGGATTAGTTATTAAAATAGTTTGTGTTAACATAGAAAAGTTCTGTGCAGTTTCCCTCTACTTAGCCCGGCCCAGTGAGCCCTTTGTGCAGGCAGCGCTGTCGTGTTGTGGAGTGTTTTGACGGCTGACGTGTCCTCGTGGAATACGAGATGTTTCGGGGACTGTCTGAGCATCTCTGGTCTCTTCTGGACAAGCTGCAACTTTCACAGCCTGGTGCACACTGCCAGCAAAACATTGGTTGTCTGCAGACTAGAATGTGGCTTTGATTTAAAGGTGATGTCTGCAGGGGAACTGGCTATATAAGGATTTGGATGTGAAAAACCTTGTGGCTTGTCCTCACTACTTGATCTGCCTGTATACAACTCGAAAAAACTAACTAAACagttattttgtcttttatttctcctttcctcttcctgtctgtcttttgtttctcttttcttaATGTCTCCCTGTCCTTCTCTCTTCACCACTGAACCCAAATGTAAACTGATCCCGTGGCCTTTCAGAACAGGGCTCTTCACCCCTGACCTGGCCTTCGAGGCGATAGTAAAAAAGCAGATTCTCAAACTCAAAGAGCCCAGCCTCAAGTGTGTGGACCTTGTGGTGTCTGAGCTCACAGCACTCGTCATGAAGTGTGCAGTTAAGGTAACCAGGGACACACTGGCAGGCAGGATGCCATAAAAAGACATTTCTTACTATGTAAATGTGTATTTCTGTCATCCATATACAATGTTCCACCCAGTAAAGTTGGGTAGATCCCAATCGCTTGCTGTTGAAACATCCATAACCTGCCCTTACCCACTCCACTTCAGCCATCAATTTGTTCATGTCTGAGATTTCAAACATACATTCAACCTGCTCTATCCAGGTCCCACATGCTGTCTGAGCCTTAGCATCGGCTGCTAAATGAATGTCTTTTTCTGCTCGTTTCTATGGCTTCCTTAATCGCTGCCAACCTCAATACGCTGTCAGTTCGGGCAGTTTGGTGGAACCTTACTTCGCTCTCTTGCTAGCCCACGTGGTAGAGTGGCTTTCTGCTATCTGCTAAACCAGAAGGAAGGAGAGTGTAGGGtgtatacaaatatacaaattgTCCATGTCCTCTGTGGGCACAGCGGCAGCTTGAATTGagtgtttccatagcaacagtACTCCAGCGCCATCTTGTGGACCAAGGGCTGCACTTCACTCATTTAAATGTTGAAGCAAACATTCATTGTTCTGCTTTGTCTCAAAGGTTCACTTCTGTTTCACCCCGTGCTGTCACTTTTCCATTCCCACTAACATTTAGTAATATCCAAACTGTACCATCGACCAGGGATGATGTTTTCAAACTATTGCTGTGTCAAACTAAAAAAGATTGTAAAGTTATTATTCCAAAGACTGAAACAATGAACATGTTTCTACAAAAGTCATCCCTGGACGGTAGTGAATGCCCCCATCACCTTGTAGAGCAGACTGTCActttaattaaatctgtttgtgtgcatgtgtgttggaCTGTGGTTGCCTGAATTTGTCAGACACAGAAATGTCACTTGACTGTCTCTTTCccctttctttgttttctacttaTTCTCACTTCTCACACCTGTTTCTCTATGTTACTGGTAAGTCCTATTAAACTTAAGGTCacgtgtaagtgtgtgtgtgtgtgtgtgtgtgtgtgtttgtgtctatgtGTACATGTCTCAGTTCGGTGCTGCAGTTGTGTGCTCTTTCCTTTCAGCTCAATTCTTACCCCAGACTGAGAGAGGAGACTGAGAGGATTGTCACCACCCATgtcagagaaagagaagggaagACCAAAGACCAGGTCAGCCACTGGTTGATCAAATAGAGAAGTAACACCTTGTGTGTTGTATTAATATACAAAATGTAGAACTTGAATACATCCTGCCAGGATTAAAGTTTACCGTCAGTTGCAGTCAAGTCACGTAAGACCTGCACATTAAAGGCTGTAAAATTGATTGTTTTACTGCCTGGGGTTAAAAGCAgtacatttaatttttaatcaggTTTCCTATAAACTCGGATTTTGAAAGTTGTCAAACTTGAGAAAATGTAACTCTAATTTAGGGCAGTTCAAATATTTTTCTGGTTACCTTTTGTAGTTAGTCATTATCATAATCATGTCACAGCTCtacaaaattaaacaaaaatcaaTTGGTTGTGTAATAGTATTCTCTTCTGGGCATTATCAATTATTATCAATAGAAACCACAAGTAATAATAGTTTTCTGTTGAGTAGCTGCTTTCTCAGGGAGTGACAGATGAGTTGAGCTTAGTTCAAAGATGGAAATATTTGATTAGAATTATAAGAATAAATCTAATTCCCATCGACTTTGACACAAGATTGTACACCAGAGCCtaatctattcatattttgtgtAGTCTGTTCTTGTTTAGTTTAATTCTAACAATGATGTTCTGCTTTTAAGGTTCTGCTCCTGATTGACATTGAGCTGTCCTACATCAACACCAACCATGAGGACTTCATAGGGTTTGCTAAGTAGGTACCTGCGGCATCCCTAGCCCAACTACAACTACAGCTTGTTGCTGGCGGCCCCAGAATTAGCGCAGACGTTGTGATTGTGATTAACTACGTGCCGCTTGTGAGTGAGCATTCAGAAACGTTGTGAATGCACCCTGTAACTTTAAGAAGTCAATTCATGGGGAACACTGTTGCCACATTAACTGCTAAGAATCATCCCTACTTCACAGCTACTGAATCAAGGTGTTGCTTATAATTGGCTACGTATTGAAAAATGTGTTGCATTACTGTGACGTAGGTTGTCGATCGGTGATCCTGCCCCAACGGAGCATGTGAATGCCACAGTGACCAAGGTTGCGTTTGCTGTATACCTCTCCCTCCTGCATGCAGCAGtaacccccccaacacacacacacacacacacacacacacacacacacacacacacacacacacacacacacacacacacacacacacacactttactgtcTGCTGCAGGGTTTTACTTCTACCGGAATGGACGGTTGATGCATTGTCATAGTTGTGATGGTGTGCAATGGAAACTCATGTGCAACCTGCAAAGCACCCATAGGTTTTTGTGGTATATGCCCAAGCAGTGTAGAGTCAAGGGTTGAGATCTCACGGTTTCTTAAGTAGCTGGTACAGTAGCATGTTGTGAGAAGCGTGTGTCCTCTGTTGGAGTTGTGTCCCTGACTGTGTAACATAGCGGCCCccccgtgtgcgtgtgtgaaggCATATGCATAGCCTCTGCATGGCGAGTGGATTACAGTAATGTACCAGAGGTACGGCAGGGCTGTTTAACGGTTCTCATGACGTCACTTTCAGTCTTGACTACAGAAGGCTGGATGACGGTAGCCCCCCAGGGTACGGCAACAACAGGTGGGCTGACAAGCAGAATGTAGGGATGTAGGGTAGGGTGTACAGTCTACCCACTCTCACATTCATGTGTGTAGTATGATAATAACCTTCAAAGATTTGCTTACTTTACCGCAaatttgtacttttattttgaaaaaagttGCCATGTGAATATTAGTGTGTCCGTATGTGTGGTGTGATGTCATCATTTATGGTCTTTTCTGTCCACCTGTGTGACAGTGCCCAGCAGAGGAGCACGGCTGTAAACAAGAAGAGGGCCGTGCCCAACCAGGTACGTTTTATCACTTCTCTCTGGCCTTTTCACCAATCCCAAATTTAGTCACTCTTGACTGATGCATCGTATTAGCAAGCTATTAATCAACCCTGTGAATATATGTGACTACAGCAGTGATTTAGCCCACAACCATTAATCTGTCCCGACCTATCTACCTGTTAATGATACCTATCGTTTACCCAGTCCCGGTCTCTTCTAATTCTGATATTGATTGGCTGGTGTGTGTCCACGCTGTTTTCAAGCTAGTACCTGTAGTTTCCTGACACATTCAGAATGATCGTCATTCAACTTTGATGACCTCTAATGTGCGTTCATCAGACATCGAGCTATGATTATATTGCTGCCAATAAGCATTGAAGATTGCAGTTTCAGTGAGGGGAGAGGTAATGAACTTCTAGAACTCTGCTTCCCTGCATTTCAGAAACAAACTCTTATTTCCACAGCTTTTATTAATTTGTCATTTTGCATGCGAATGAGGCATGCAAAGCAACAGTTAATCCTGGAATAATTGATTGTTtggctttgtttcttttttttattaacgcACCAGTATCTGTTGTTTGATTGAAATACAGAATGTGCATGGACCTCG
It encodes:
- the dnm2a gene encoding dynamin-3 isoform X2, which gives rise to MGNRGMEDLIPLINKLQDAFSSIGQSCNLDLPQIAVVGGQSAGKSSVLENFVGRDFLPRGSGIVTRRPLILQLVNNKAEYAEFLHCKGKKFVDFDEVRSEIEAETDRITGSNKGISPIPINLRVYSPNVLNLTLIDLPGMTKVAVGDQPQDIEHQIRDMLLQFITKESCLILAVTPANTDLANSDALKIAKEVDPQGLRTIGVITKLDLMDEGTDAKDILENKLLPLRRGYIGVVNRSQKDIDGKKDIRAALGAERKFFLSHPAYRHMAERMGTPHLQKALNQQLTNHIRDTLPGLRSKLQSQLLSLEKEVEEYKNFRPDDPTRKTKALLQMVQQFGVDFEKRIEGSGDQVDTNELSGGAKINRIFHERFPFELVKIVFDEKELRREISHAIKNVHGVRTGLFTPDLAFEAIVKKQILKLKEPSLKCVDLVVSELTALVMKCAVKLNSYPRLREETERIVTTHVREREGKTKDQVLLLIDIELSYINTNHEDFIGFANLDYRRLDDGSPPGYGNNSAQQRSTAVNKKRAVPNQGEILVIRKGWLTLNISIMKGGSKEYWFVLTAESLSWYKDEEEKEKKYMLPLDNLKIRDVEKGFMSTKHTFAIFNTEQRNVYKDLRQIELACESQDDVDSWKASFLRAGVYPEKDQVENEEAAPADTFSMDPQLERQVETIRNLVDSYIGIINKSIRDLVPKTIMHLMINSSKDFIHSELLAYLYSSGDQNSLMEESADQAQRRDEMLRMYHALKEALTIIGDISTNTISTPVPPPVNDSWIPEVSPTPQRRPAPASTAPPTRPPAVRGPTPGPPMNPSPAFGAPLNPSPAFGAPPIPSRPGPPTNAFNNFQDPFSAPPQIPSRPNRIPPGVPSRRPPGAPSHRPTIIRPAEPSLLD
- the dnm2a gene encoding dynamin-3 isoform X6, with protein sequence MGNRGMEDLIPLINKLQDAFSSIGQSCNLDLPQIAVVGGQSAGKSSVLENFVGRDFLPRGSGIVTRRPLILQLVNNKAEYAEFLHCKGKKFVDFDEVRSEIEAETDRITGSNKGISPIPINLRVYSPNVLNLTLIDLPGMTKVAVGDQPQDIEHQIRDMLLQFITKESCLILAVTPANTDLANSDALKIAKEVDPQGLRTIGVITKLDLMDEGTDAKDILENKLLPLRRGYIGVVNRSQKDIDGKKDIRAALGAERKFFLSHPAYRHMAERMGTPHLQKALNQQLTNHIRDTLPGLRSKLQSQLLSLEKEVEEYKNFRPDDPTRKTKALLQMVQQFGVDFEKRIEGSGDQVDTNELSGGAKINRIFHERFPFELVKIVFDEKELRREISHAIKNVHGVRTGLFTPDLAFEAIVKKQILKLKEPSLKCVDLVVSELTALVMKCAVKLNSYPRLREETERIVTTHVREREGKTKDQVLLLIDIELSYINTNHEDFIGFANAQQRSTAVNKKRAVPNQGEILVIRKGWLTLNISIMKGGSKEYWFVLTAESLSWYKDEEEKEKKYMLPLDNLKIRDVEKGFMSTKHTFAIFNTEQRNVYKDLRQIELACESQDDVDSWKASFLRAGVYPEKDQVENEEAAPADTFSMDPQLERQVETIRNLVDSYIGIINKSIRDLVPKTIMHLMINSSKDFIHSELLAYLYSSGDQNSLMEESADQAQRRDEMLRMYHALKEALTIIGDISTNTISTPVPPPVNDSWIPEVSPTPQRRPAPASTAPPTRPPAVRGPTPGPPMNPSPAFGAPLNPSPAFGAPPIPSRPGPPTNAFNNFQDPFSAPPQIPSRPNRIPPGVPSRRPPGAPSHRPTIIRPAEPSLLD
- the dnm2a gene encoding dynamin-3 isoform X1, whose product is MGNRGMEDLIPLINKLQDAFSSIGQSCNLDLPQIAVVGGQSAGKSSVLENFVGRDFLPRGSGIVTRRPLILQLVNNKAEYAEFLHCKGKKFVDFDEVRSEIEAETDRITGSNKGISPIPINLRVYSPNVLNLTLIDLPGMTKVAVGDQPQDIEHQIRDMLLQFITKESCLILAVTPANTDLANSDALKIAKEVDPQGLRTIGVITKLDLMDEGTDAKDILENKLLPLRRGYIGVVNRSQKDIDGKKDIRAALGAERKFFLSHPAYRHMAERMGTPHLQKALNQQLTNHIRDTLPGLRSKLQSQLLSLEKEVEEYKNFRPDDPTRKTKALLQMVQQFGVDFEKRIEGSGDQVDTNELSGGAKINRIFHERFPFELVKIVFDEKELRREISHAIKNVHGVRTGLFTPDLAFEAIVKKQIVKLKTPCLKCVDLVIQELINTFRQCSNKLNSYPRLREETERIVTTHVREREGKTKDQVLLLIDIELSYINTNHEDFIGFANLDYRRLDDGSPPGYGNNSAQQRSTAVNKKRAVPNQGEILVIRKGWLTLNISIMKGGSKEYWFVLTAESLSWYKDEEEKEKKYMLPLDNLKIRDVEKGFMSTKHTFAIFNTEQRNVYKDLRQIELACESQDDVDSWKASFLRAGVYPEKDQVENEEAAPADTFSMDPQLERQVETIRNLVDSYIGIINKSIRDLVPKTIMHLMINSSKDFIHSELLAYLYSSGDQNSLMEESADQAQRRDEMLRMYHALKEALTIIGDISTNTISTPVPPPVNDSWIPEVSPTPQRRPAPASTAPPTRPPAVRGPTPGPPMNPSPAFGAPLNPSPAFGAPPIPSRPGPPTNAFNNFQDPFSAPPQIPSRPNRIPPGVPSRRPPGAPSHRPTIIRPAEPSLLD
- the dnm2a gene encoding dynamin-3 isoform X8, producing MGNRGMEDLIPLINKLQDAFSSIGQSCNLDLPQIAVVGGQSAGKSSVLENFVGRDFLPRGSGIVTRRPLILQLVNNKAEYAEFLHCKGKKFVDFDEVRSEIEAETDRITGSNKGISPIPINLRVYSPNVLNLTLIDLPGMTKVAVGDQPQDIEHQIRDMLLQFITKESCLILAVTPANTDLANSDALKIAKEVDPQGLRTIGVITKLDLMDEGTDAKDILENKLLPLRRGYIGVVNRSQKDIDGKKDIRAALGAERKFFLSHPAYRHMAERMGTPHLQKALNQQLTNHIRDTLPGLRSKLQSQLLSLEKEVEEYKNFRPDDPTRKTKALLQMVQQFGVDFEKRIEGSGDQVDTNELSGGAKINRIFHERFPFELVKIVFDEKELRREISHAIKNVHGVRTGLFTPDLAFEAIVKKQILKLKEPSLKCVDLVVSELTALVMKCAVKLNSYPRLREETERIVTTHVREREGKTKDQVLLLIDIELSYINTNHEDFIGFANAQQRSTAVNKKRAVPNQVIRKGWLTLNISIMKGGSKEYWFVLTAESLSWYKDEEEKEKKYMLPLDNLKIRDVEKGFMSTKHTFAIFNTEQRNVYKDLRQIELACESQDDVDSWKASFLRAGVYPEKDQVENEEAAPADTFSMDPQLERQVETIRNLVDSYIGIINKSIRDLVPKTIMHLMINSSKDFIHSELLAYLYSSGDQNSLMEESADQAQRRDEMLRMYHALKEALTIIGDISTNTISTPVPPPVNDSWIPEVSPTPQRRPAPASTAPPTRPPAVRGPTPGPPMNPSPAFGAPLNPSPAFGAPPIPSRPGPPTNAFNNFQDPFSAPPQIPSRPNRIPPGVPSRRPPGAPSHRPTIIRPAEPSLLD